The following is a genomic window from Phaseolus vulgaris cultivar G19833 chromosome 6, P. vulgaris v2.0, whole genome shotgun sequence.
ATTTGCTACAATATGGTTTTAGACCTAACTACATAGTATGGGTTCAACATGGAGAAGAGATGTCAAGTGAGGATAATGATGGTTATGCATCTAGTAGCCATGGAAGAACGAAACCTATTAATAATGTTGGTTCAATGACCAGTATGGTGTATGATGCATACATACAAGAAGCAGACATAACAAGTCATTATGGTGACATGGACAAATATAATGAATATGTAGAAGAGTCACCTAATGTGGAAGCCCAGAGGTTTTATGATATGTTAGCAGCTGCAAATGAACCTATTTATGATGGTGCCACCGAGTCAAAATTATCAATAGCCATCAAACTGTTAGCGGCTAGAACGAATTGGCATACACCTGAAAAATGTTTAGACTATTTCATAAAATTGTTGGTTGATGTAGCTCCCAAAGATAATTGCATACCAAAAAGCTACTACGACGCCAAAAAGGTTGTGTCAAGTCTTGGGTTGAAAGCCCAAAAAATTGATTGTTGTGAGGCTGGGTGCATGTTGTATTACAAGGGTGACAACTATTTAAAAGAATGCAAATTTTGTCATCTTCCTCGGTATTTTCCTTCTAAGGGTGACATCCAATTGAAGAGAATGTTTTATTTGCCAATCATTTCAAGATTACAAAGAGTGTATGCATCAATGGAATCTGTTAAGCAAATGAGATGgcattttgaaaacaaaaaggaTGGCATACTCCGACATCATGTGATGGGTTGGCTTGGAAGCACTTTGATAAGATATATCCAGATTTTGCTATTGACCCACGACATGTGAGACTTGGTGTATGTTTTGATGGGTTCACCCCTTATGTCCAAGCTTCAACATCCCCATATTCTTGTTGGCCTATATTTCTTACTCTTTATAATCTATCACATCTATGCATGGTCGTCTTGCAATAGAACTAGGGTCCATCCTTTATTTTAGACCATCACCCCAAACCCATTTTCCTCAATCCTTCACGCCTTCTACCTCCACCCTGTCTTCTTCTTCGACCCATTCTTCTTTGTCCCCTTCTTCCTCAAACACCTCTTCATCCTTTCGTCATGCAATGCGGCAGGACAATGTTGACCATTTTAGATCTTTCTCATCTCCTTGTACCTCCCCTGTTATACCAATCTTGTCGCCCGTGGCTCCAACAGTCCAATCTTTGTCTACTCCGACACTCCATCCACTGGGGGTCCTCCATTACAGTCCACATCTACTTCCTCATCAGTGCAACCCTCTCAAGCATCAATGCAACCCTCCTTTGGTATGCCAGTACAACCCATCGCGCCTACTATGTACCATGATATCCCTTATGAAGAGGTGCAAAGTGATGGTAGTGGGAGGGCCATCATACGACTAGTAGGTAAAGGGTAAGTTTCTGACCACATTGAACTTTATTGTGAATTGTTTGTTATACTTAATGtttaatattattcttttgCATGCTTTGTAGGTGGACACCTAATTATTATGCTATTAAGGCAATTGGGCATGCAATTAAGTCACAATTTAGGGATCCTTACCATCACTACGATGAAACACCAGAGGAAGTTAAACTTAAATAGTGGACTGATTTAAGGTGATCTTAACATAAAATTTTTACTCATTTCCATTTAAGAATTTATTAATAtcatcaaaatttatttaaatatgttctttttacAGACTGAAGTGATTTGGACTCCTCATTATGAGTGGGAAATTAGAAAAGTGTATGAGTCAAAGGCAAGAAAACGCCTTTGTGATATCTTGGTAAAGCTAGGGTGAAAGCGTCTAGACCTAGTTGGATTGGTGAAAACACATGGACTGGTCTCTTAAACTATTGGGATTCTAAAAAGTTCAAAGAGAAATCaatccaaaataaattgaataggTCATCGACTCGAGGTGGGACAGTGCATTCTACTAGCTGTAAATCACACATTGACATTGCATTGGGCCTAGTAAGTATCTATATTTCATTACATAAGCCTAAATTCAGTAGATAATATCTAATTTTGATAACTTTTCCATTTATTTCAGAAACGTAAATTTTGTCGACTGATTAATTCAACCCGATGAGTTATTCATGGCCGCACACACTAAAAAGAATGGGCTTTTGGTAGATAGTCGTGCCTAACAGACTTACGTAAGTTATTGCTCTAATTTTGTGTACATgatttatatttctaattaatatTGTCCTACTTACAATTTCCACAATGCACTAGGAAACCTACCATGAACGGTTGAAAGCCCTCCAATCAAATAACTCTGAAGGATCAACTTCCAACCTCCAATAGATTGATCTAACAACAAAAAGTCAATGCTGGAAGAATGTTGCTGGAGACAAGAGTAGAGGTCGATGTTCTGGCACTGTAGGTTTGGCTACCAACATTCGGCCCAGAGTATCTTCCCTGACCCAACCTTCATTGTTTGCTCCATCCAGTGATTACTTATCTCATAATGAACAACTTCATCGTGTtgcaagaaaatgaaaaagcaaATCAAGCAAATCAAATAGCCGATCAAGAAAATCAAAAGTGTGCAATGTTGGAAGATAAAATAAAGTCCATGGAGCAAAAATTAGCTATGATGATGGAGTCACAACAGGGTGACAACTCAACAGGAACGAGTCACGCTCACCCTTGTTATGCTCGGAACTTTGGTGATCAACTCTTGCCTTGAGCTCAACATTTTGTAAGTAAAATCCAACTTTCATACATGCTACAACATATCTAACATCAACTATTGAAACTATTCAATCATACTACTCTATTTATACTATCTCTTGCTTTAATCTATTTATAACCACTTTGCATGGTTAAGTATTAAATTCATTATTTAAGGCttgaaaatacataaataagtgaatacaCCTCAATCATAGGGTCTAATTAAATGCTTAGCTTTTCATTTTTGTccattctttattctttttgtttatttaattttgaagttACCCTTGTTTTGGTGGTGCAGCTGTGGTAGGTGGAAACTTCCTGGCTAGGGACATAACATTCCAAAACATAGTGGGGGCTTCAAAGCATCTAAATGCGGCCCTAAGAGTTggaaattcaatttttattcacTTTGATTTGGAACTTGAAATCATTTGCAGGTGTTATAATTGAACTTCCATATTGATTGCAAATATAAATTTGGATTGCCTTTATCAACTTTATGAGAAACTCCAATCATAAATCATACTTTCTCAAACTTGAATATTTGTGGTGCCTTAGTAAATATACTTGAGTTGAATTTGCTTATTTGCATCAATCTCTCTAATGaagttatattaaataattatgtcCTTTATTCTTGATGGTGAAATAGATTATTTGTCATTGTTATAGCTGGCTTGGTGTCAGACTAGACCATAGTATATTCATCTTGTTGTTATCTCATTTCTTCAAGTATTCTTCTAATATATATTGCTTGACTTGTAGTTTCTACAATTGTAACATACTTTATTTGTATTGTTGATTGTGCTACTGTTGCTTACCTTTTAGATGCCTAAAAATATCTTAATCCAGGTGAGAAAGCATACCCTGATGTAATATTCATGTCATCAAACAATCTTGTCACATCACTATTATGCTTTGTTTGGAAGACTGTATGTATTGTTTGTGTGAATTTGTggaatgagaaagatgagataATGTTAATATTTGGAAGGGTGAGTTTGAGTTGATTTGAGAGGATGGAAAGTGGAGGATCGAATGACCTATGAAGTGCCTATGTCATGTGCGCAGTATGCATCCATTTCCCACTGCTCAAGAAACCAACATGTGTATGTTAAAAAAGCATAATCAATTAAGTTCCAAACATAATCCTTTAATGTGGTTAGGAGTTGCTGTTTTGattgtttttgtgatttgtttttgttttattacttCTTTGCTTGATAACTCTATCCTCTCCACTTGTAACATCTAAAACAGTACATACAATTTCATTAACTAAAGCAAGCTTGGGTGAATGTGATAATTTAAGTCAAATGTCATAAGTTCAACTTTTACAAGTGTTAATtgttttgtaataatttattaaacttTTGAACCTATTTTTTCAACCTCGAAACATGTTTGATGCATGTCTAAAACCATTGTTATATTTACGAAAAGGTTGTTCACTCACTAGCGcagaaatgtaaaataaatgtggctattttacatttacaaatgcggttatagaaccacatttgatcagcacgcattcgtaaatcggagatatacaaatgcggtcatagaaccgcatttataaattagatttacaaatgcggttatttaaaataaccgcatttgtatattattctgaatgagggatgagggtttaggggtttaagatttacgaatgcggtcttggtaataaccgcattcgtaaatcacatttacgaatgcggttttggtaaatgaccgcatttgtaaataggtaaatcacatttacaaatgcggttttggtaaatgaccgcatttgtaaatagtgttttttttaaagtgcatTTTGTATTGTGCATaaaccatataaattaataacctgcataatgatcaaacccagccagacaaatacagaaatatagtaatcaattgagatcatcaaaatgtacatttacaagtaatcaaattacatatacataaaaccactattgtttacctatgctagagttataaaaatttatgaaatatgtggaccaagaatctctaacatatgaaatgccttcctcattcattggtgtttcttctatgaataactgcattgcaaagttgacataaattagtttttagatatatatatgttcaagaattataaaaatgatttaacgtatatagtacctctttccaaccagttttaacacctagtcttataatggtaatcatccattgcataatgtaatagtcacactcatagcttcctggttgtttattacactataattcaataaaaagtaatatgttagtatattgataaacaatgataatagagaaagaaaaaaattacaaacctttattcttatccagttcaaattatttgaacttgatcgaccttttaggatgttatatccacgccaagaactggttaatacaaaaaacctcgttagtagatggttaattagtaacatatacaaagttcagtttataatgtacttacgtatcaatgatatccttaaattttgtgggaatcttcttgtgtagggaacaaaaccacacagcagtcttatcaaccattgataagacgagtaactgccaatgatgcctatttcatcaatgaaaagagttagtaaatatttaaaacataaaataataataattgatgacatataattaaacttactcattaatataagggcataaataaatttgttttccctctttttccagggtgttagtgatgtatgcttgagtctcatgtgagtttggtccaacggaattagtatatgcaggatttaagaatccatacatattttccttccccttagtgatacagactctatgcaaaaacctacaagtttttagttaaagcataatcaataataatttaacataaagtaaattgaataataggtaaagatacttacatcataaaaaattgaattatacttatattgagctcctgtttcccatatataaattctgataaatctgtgttgtaaatcatcagtggcagttcagtgtttatttgaaaaactgTATCATCCCACGAAACTGGAAAAGgttcattgccaatctgactagcaatgagacgtaaGGAAGCTagaggatcgtcaactggaacctcacgcttcttttccGAACTTGGTGGccgaaaaggtttctacaagataaacaacatttgtattaaattatatgtaatatataaatataaataaaaaataatataatgaaatgaaattattacatgaggtttgggcatagatcgaatgagctctctggccaggcaacgaatgtctgaaatgcatcggccacagtggttacctcatctgaaggtagtggaacacgagcatcaggaaatcgtactttttcaactgttacctttgccacatcaggggagagaggaacgttatgtaaggtggtggcgttttgatagacttttccaagggccaacacccgaggaagtttgccgcccactaccagtagctcacaatcctccgtctgcccattgatatcatcccctaatgttggaggagccgcacaactcccctttgtgctcttgggagtgggactaacaaggggttcaatcggctcatCACAAACTtcttgcgatagaaactcttgtcgcattcgatcattctcctttttcatctctagccacatcaaatcagtctcctttctcatctcctccattaattgttcacgtatcttagtcttcatttgagtttcgttctctttggaggaggaggatgactgtcgttctgaaactccaaaatatagtttaattccgaccccttgtccagctgcacgaacacgaccagagtgctcaggtcgtccaattgcttcaaccaggatatcgtgacgaccttcagcaacaaatttaccgtcggattccaaggaatcctgcaagagtacacaaaaatcatattttcaagcattaatataattaatgctttaaaataaatgaaaaaaaaactaaaaataacttacaattttttcgatgataaccccggattgctcagaacttggtgcacccgactttttaattcgggccctcttccattttacatggcgaaaaggtggtgatggaggagaagtgacccctgtttcaacattctcagacaacgtcccctgtttagatttctccttttccaccatcagtgtttgctcaagttttcgataccccgaacgagacataacgtgcggggtaagattcttcaaagctatctcttgaactttcttccgacgatcctgtcataagtGAAATAAACAAATTGAAGTAAacaagataaacttattaatgttatataaacaaaaaagttacttcacttaccctccaagcctcattttcacagctttctttaaaaagacgtcatgtctcttcatcaatatgtttgtactttaaacatggattttcgtctttaaggtcgtcaaaaaatgtatctcgaagtcagtcttgacttaaaggtacgaaatttgagtccgatattggatataatctttgatcgaagcggttccacatcaggaatttcaaagtttgcctgcaaaataacattagcaaattaaaattaattaatgaatattaaaaagcattatatcaaaatgtaaagcttaccagaacatcctcccatatCATGTTACGGtcgacctctgacacctcatcccatgaattaatcagaatgcagagcctctcacgagaaacaactccaagatagctcataaactcatctgccctaggaccaaaagccactccagtgttgacgtcaatgtcaacacgtgtcttctcaccagcagcacgtctcaatgcgagacgcttcaatctagtaggttcTCTGCTGCCTCGTCCGGATCGAGGTTTGAGTGGggtctgatcgtcatccatgtctctgttaaaaaaattaggtaacaaacattagttaatctgcatcgaattaaaatcttataaaaataatacataaaaatctaaatctaaaatgcttaTTTACAGGTTGCACGGGGGTTgaaagttcatatgtaaattccttcactgtggtctttacgggttgtcatctttattaattatctttattatttatctttggtgtgaatgaacaggggtcaccattttcaatatcatctatggtctccccttgttttttgccgtgtaaaacgacatacccgtgtaaaatctttccggtataatatacaatcattaggacatgcatgtatctttttgtactccatacccattggacaaagaacctttttggcctcgtaattaTGATTAGGTAGAATATTTCCCTCtagaagcatatccttcaacagctggagcaattccgtgaagcttttatcagtccatccgtttattgtcttcaaattcatcaatcttaacaccgccgacaaccgtgtgaagttacttgatccaggatacaaaggagtctctgcatctgttgacatacttccatatccatgcgcttttgcaaaacactcagctcccgcatcacgaatcatgtccttcAATcgatcgtgtactgcttcatccatggtagaacccacatattcttcagttacggaaacacgtggtaaatttaataattcaccatgccatgtccaagttgtataagatcgaagaaacccattacatagcaggtgttccctcatgatattcacatccagtatccttccattcaaatagttaacgcacggacacctgatctttgctccatcatgaccactaataatcgcgttacgctgcgcaaattgtataaattcctctactcccctttcgtactc
Proteins encoded in this region:
- the LOC137833303 gene encoding uncharacterized protein: MDRSWMYERLDPSRRLSQQFITGVIEFVSKAMNQDFYTLDGGIRCPCIKCVCEKILPPSHVRAYLLQYGFRPNYIVWVQHGEEMSSEDNDGYASSSHGRTKPINNVGSMTSMVYDAYIQEADITSHYGDMDKYNEYVEESPNVEAQRFYDMLAAANEPIYDGATESKLSIAIKLLAARTNWHTPEKCLDYFIKLLVDVAPKDNCIPKSYYDAKKVVSSLGLKAQKIDCCEAGCMLYYKGDNYLKECKFCHLPRYFPSKGDIQLKRMFYLPIISRLQRVYASMESVKQMRWHFENKKDGILRHHVMGWLGSTLIRYIQILLLTHDM